The Caloranaerobacter ferrireducens genome contains a region encoding:
- a CDS encoding chemotaxis protein CheW, whose translation MAEKQYVIFKLNQEEYGIEISNVKEITDYKEGIKVPNASGFVDGVINLRGDVVPIINLKKRFNLDITKIEKNSRIIITNINEKLVGFVVDDASQVLTINDDDVESPPELILNGNRQFITGIGKVDDEIIIILNFKEALSEEEKQNLQEM comes from the coding sequence ATGGCTGAGAAACAATATGTAATATTTAAATTAAATCAAGAGGAATACGGCATAGAAATTTCTAACGTTAAAGAAATCACTGATTATAAAGAGGGGATTAAAGTACCTAATGCTTCTGGTTTCGTTGATGGAGTTATAAATTTACGTGGTGATGTTGTACCAATTATTAATTTAAAAAAGAGATTTAATTTAGATATTACTAAAATAGAAAAAAACAGCAGAATTATTATAACAAACATAAATGAGAAATTAGTTGGTTTCGTTGTAGATGATGCATCTCAAGTATTGACTATAAATGATGATGATGTTGAAAGTCCACCAGAATTGATACTAAATGGGAATAGACAGTTTATTACAGGTATTGGAAAGGTTGATGATGAGATTATTATAATACTAAACTTTAAAGAAGCTCTTTCAGAAGAAGAGAAACAAAACCTACAAGAGATGTAA